One genomic region from Ornithinicoccus hortensis encodes:
- a CDS encoding amidase: MEALQRARAVASLNAFVTLVDPPRSGSSREPGPLAGVPFAAKDNIDTAGIRTTCGSHHFADRVPTSDADCIARLLDAGATLIGKTLTHEFAYGPTGDSSATGPAHHPTDPGRITGGSSAGSAAAVAAGVVPFALGTDTGGSSRIPAALCGVLGFKPTYGALSTAGAFPLSPTLDTIGILAASSGWLSRVWAALTRTAAVPHDPGSIAWVSFTDDAPVDPRVGSAVAAWGADAITGSVRLPSTARFTAIYQAIQGWEASQVHADLLAGSPQLYQSDVRERLLDASHVTASSYRRALTQRDQLRLELGGIFDSVGFLALPTCPITAPPLGVEQVVVQGRLIPVREALLSLTNPWSVLGWPALSIPAGTVDGLPVGIQLVGPPGSDAHLISIAHTLINRHAPKESS, from the coding sequence ATGGAGGCGCTGCAGCGCGCCCGGGCGGTCGCCTCCCTCAATGCGTTCGTGACGCTGGTGGACCCACCACGCTCAGGCTCATCCCGGGAGCCCGGGCCGCTGGCCGGCGTGCCCTTCGCCGCCAAGGACAACATCGACACGGCGGGCATCCGCACGACCTGCGGGTCGCACCACTTCGCAGACCGAGTCCCCACCTCCGATGCCGACTGCATCGCCCGGCTCCTCGACGCCGGAGCGACGCTCATCGGGAAGACGCTCACCCACGAGTTCGCCTACGGCCCGACCGGTGATTCCTCAGCGACCGGGCCGGCCCACCACCCCACCGATCCGGGGCGGATCACGGGTGGATCGAGCGCCGGTTCCGCCGCCGCCGTGGCCGCCGGCGTCGTGCCGTTCGCCCTGGGCACCGACACCGGTGGCTCCTCCCGGATCCCGGCTGCCTTGTGCGGTGTGCTCGGTTTCAAGCCCACGTACGGCGCGTTGTCGACCGCGGGTGCGTTCCCGCTGTCGCCGACCCTGGACACGATCGGCATCCTCGCGGCCTCGAGCGGCTGGCTGTCCCGCGTCTGGGCAGCCCTGACCCGCACCGCGGCGGTGCCGCACGACCCCGGCAGCATCGCCTGGGTCTCGTTCACGGACGACGCGCCCGTCGACCCCCGCGTGGGGTCCGCCGTCGCAGCCTGGGGAGCGGACGCGATCACTGGCTCCGTCCGCCTGCCGTCGACGGCCCGGTTCACCGCCATCTACCAGGCGATCCAGGGGTGGGAGGCCTCCCAGGTGCACGCCGACCTGCTGGCCGGCAGCCCCCAGCTGTACCAGTCCGATGTCCGGGAACGACTCCTCGATGCCTCCCACGTCACGGCGTCGAGCTATCGGCGCGCGCTCACCCAACGGGACCAGCTGCGTCTGGAGTTGGGCGGGATCTTCGACTCGGTCGGATTCCTCGCCCTGCCCACCTGCCCGATCACGGCACCGCCGCTGGGCGTCGAACAGGTGGTGGTGCAGGGGCGGCTCATCCCGGTGCGCGAGGCCCTGTTGAGTCTGACCAACCCCTGGAGCGTGCTGGGTTGGCCCGCCCTGAGCATCCCTGCCGGCACCGTGGACGGACTCCCCGTCGGGATCCAGCTCGTCGGGCCGCCGGGCAGCGACGCCCACCTCATCTCCATCGCCCACACCCTGATAAACCGCCATGCACCGAAGGAGTCTTCATGA
- a CDS encoding nitrilase family protein: MTDTQPMSPLKVAAVQFDMQVGLDNKEANVESCVRLIREAAAAGAQLVVLPELATTGYSFSNREEAYQHAEAVPDGPTIQRLVQLCADEGLYVVCGVAELDGVLMYDTAVLIGPDGYVGRYRKTHLWNREKLVFEPGNEGFPVFDTPVGRIGLLICWDIWFPEVARILAAQGADIICSTNDWVFTPPPLFDESGKAMASYLTMAASHSNGVPIIAADRVGEERGAKFLGCSLITGHNGWPIGGVASAEEETILYADLDVVASRSAVVWNTLNDLPRDRRRDLYDELLGYPGQAQAR; encoded by the coding sequence ATGACCGACACCCAGCCGATGAGCCCACTGAAGGTCGCTGCCGTGCAGTTCGATATGCAGGTCGGCCTGGACAACAAGGAGGCCAACGTCGAGTCCTGCGTGCGGCTGATCCGGGAGGCCGCCGCCGCAGGCGCCCAACTGGTCGTGCTCCCGGAGCTCGCCACGACGGGCTACTCGTTCAGCAACCGCGAGGAGGCCTACCAGCACGCCGAGGCCGTCCCGGACGGGCCCACGATCCAGCGACTGGTCCAGCTCTGCGCGGACGAGGGCTTGTATGTCGTGTGCGGGGTCGCCGAGCTCGACGGCGTGCTGATGTATGACACCGCGGTGCTGATCGGGCCCGACGGCTACGTCGGCCGCTACCGCAAGACGCACCTCTGGAACAGGGAGAAGCTCGTCTTCGAGCCGGGCAACGAGGGCTTCCCCGTCTTCGACACCCCGGTCGGCCGGATCGGGCTGCTGATTTGCTGGGACATCTGGTTCCCGGAGGTCGCCCGTATCCTTGCGGCCCAGGGCGCCGACATCATCTGTTCCACCAACGACTGGGTCTTCACCCCACCGCCGCTGTTCGACGAGTCCGGCAAGGCGATGGCCAGTTACCTCACCATGGCGGCCTCGCACTCCAACGGGGTGCCGATCATCGCTGCCGACCGGGTGGGCGAGGAACGCGGGGCCAAGTTCCTCGGGTGTTCGCTCATCACCGGGCACAACGGGTGGCCCATCGGCGGCGTCGCCAGCGCCGAGGAGGAGACGATCCTGTATGCCGACCTGGACGTGGTCGCCAGCCGGTCGGCCGTCGTCTGGAACACGCTGAACGACCTCCCGCGGGACCGCCGGCGGGACCTGTATGACGAGCTGCTGGGCTACCCGGGGCAGGCGCAGGCCCGGTGA
- a CDS encoding nitroreductase family deazaflavin-dependent oxidoreductase codes for MTLLQKTAPVVNRAVRPLLRLPLVGTFVGRSLAELEYTGRRSGRAFRLVVGYRRRGDRVTIQVALPDQKSWWRNFSGTGAPLSLVLDGVRRTGHAVSATDARGRVTVQVELDPA; via the coding sequence ATGACCCTGCTCCAGAAGACCGCCCCGGTCGTCAACCGTGCCGTCCGGCCGCTGCTTCGCCTGCCGCTCGTCGGGACCTTTGTCGGACGGTCGCTCGCCGAACTCGAATACACGGGCCGCAGGTCGGGCCGGGCGTTCCGGCTGGTCGTGGGGTATCGCCGGCGCGGTGACCGGGTCACGATCCAGGTGGCGCTGCCGGACCAGAAGTCCTGGTGGCGCAACTTCAGCGGCACCGGTGCGCCACTGTCTCTCGTGCTCGACGGGGTCCGCCGCACCGGTCACGCGGTGAGCGCCACAGACGCGCGGGGGCGGGTGACCGTGCAGGTCGAACTCGACCCGGCCTGA
- a CDS encoding 3-hydroxyacyl-CoA dehydrogenase family protein encodes MTTLSADATMAVIGTGYMGGGIAQTFALAGHPVLVADATLEQAERAVERLVAEGAAHEASGLFPRGAPATLRERLTAATLEEAASRAAYISEAVPESPSLKLDVLSAVAAAASPEATIASNTSAIPIGELARGVTGPERFLGVHWMNPSYFVPSVEIIPTEATDPAVLTGSVDLIRAIGKVPTVVSDSPGFVANRLQFALFKECTRMVEEGIATPDQIDEVVRNSFGFRLPFFGPFAISDIAGLDVYAGSIATLERDYGERFAVPAVVREHVDAGRLGMKSGQGFYTHGPEDAERVRAYRDTAYARLVQLRADLAEREPRFEG; translated from the coding sequence ATGACGACCTTGTCAGCCGACGCGACAATGGCGGTGATCGGCACCGGCTACATGGGCGGTGGCATCGCGCAGACGTTCGCGCTGGCCGGCCACCCGGTGCTGGTGGCCGATGCCACCCTCGAGCAGGCGGAGAGGGCGGTGGAGCGCCTCGTCGCCGAAGGAGCAGCCCACGAGGCCAGCGGGCTCTTCCCCCGCGGCGCCCCGGCCACACTCCGGGAGCGACTAACCGCGGCGACCCTCGAGGAGGCCGCCAGCCGAGCGGCATACATCTCCGAGGCGGTGCCCGAGAGTCCCTCGCTGAAGCTGGACGTGCTGTCGGCGGTGGCTGCCGCAGCATCGCCTGAGGCCACCATCGCCAGCAACACCTCGGCCATCCCGATCGGGGAGTTGGCCCGGGGCGTGACCGGTCCGGAACGGTTCCTCGGCGTGCACTGGATGAACCCCTCCTACTTCGTGCCTTCCGTCGAGATCATCCCAACGGAGGCGACCGACCCCGCTGTGCTGACCGGCTCCGTCGACCTCATCCGGGCCATTGGCAAGGTCCCCACCGTGGTGTCCGATTCGCCCGGATTCGTGGCCAACCGCTTGCAGTTCGCACTCTTCAAGGAGTGCACGCGGATGGTGGAGGAGGGCATCGCCACACCTGACCAGATCGACGAGGTGGTGCGTAACTCCTTTGGTTTCCGGCTGCCGTTCTTCGGCCCGTTCGCGATCTCCGACATCGCCGGCCTGGACGTGTATGCCGGATCGATCGCCACGCTGGAACGCGACTACGGCGAGCGGTTCGCAGTGCCGGCCGTGGTCCGCGAGCACGTCGACGCCGGACGGTTGGGGATGAAGTCCGGGCAGGGCTTCTACACCCACGGCCCCGAGGACGCGGAGCGGGTGCGCGCCTACCGCGACACGGCATACGCGCGGCTTGTGCAGCTGCGCGCCGACCTTGCCGAGCGAGAGCCGCGGTTCGAGGGCTGA
- a CDS encoding TRAP transporter large permease, with protein sequence MPTLLFGSLLVCFAIGVPIAVALGVATMLTVYTSDTFGLVVIPQQIFNAMNSFPLMAIPFFILAGFLMQEGGISERLVDFAKSIVGHLTGGLAMVVVVTSMFFAAISGSGAATTAAIGSIMIPAMVAAGYNLRYAGAIQATSGALGVIIPPSIPLIIYAIAANTSVGDMFMAGVIPGLVITLSLLIASYVVARRRGYHGTPERASFRQVAQSFSRAILALIMPVLVLGGIYGGVFTPTEAAVVAVAYSLVVGVGAYRKIRLRDLPTIFTKSALTTAIVMIVIGTAGLFGFLLNILGIPADIASFFLEANFNVVLFLLVVNLLLLIAGMFIEAAAAILILTPILLPVATELGVDPVHFGIIMVVNLAIGLITPPVGINLFVAAQIAELSIVKISRAVVPYVAILFADVLLITYLPFLSTWLPGILAGE encoded by the coding sequence GTGCCAACACTCCTCTTCGGCAGCCTGCTGGTCTGCTTCGCGATCGGGGTCCCGATCGCCGTCGCGCTGGGCGTGGCGACGATGCTGACCGTCTACACCAGCGACACCTTCGGGCTGGTCGTCATCCCGCAGCAGATCTTCAACGCGATGAACTCCTTCCCGTTGATGGCCATCCCGTTCTTCATCCTCGCCGGTTTCCTCATGCAGGAGGGCGGCATCTCCGAACGGCTCGTGGACTTCGCCAAGTCCATCGTCGGACACCTGACCGGTGGCCTGGCCATGGTGGTCGTGGTCACGTCCATGTTCTTCGCCGCGATCTCCGGCTCCGGTGCGGCGACGACGGCCGCCATCGGCTCGATCATGATCCCGGCGATGGTCGCCGCCGGCTACAACCTGAGGTACGCCGGGGCGATCCAGGCGACCTCCGGCGCGCTGGGCGTCATCATCCCGCCCAGCATCCCGCTGATCATCTACGCCATCGCCGCCAACACCTCGGTCGGTGACATGTTCATGGCAGGCGTCATTCCTGGCCTGGTCATCACGCTCTCTCTGTTGATCGCCTCGTATGTCGTGGCGCGCCGTCGGGGATACCACGGCACCCCCGAGCGGGCCAGCTTCAGGCAGGTCGCCCAGTCGTTCAGCCGGGCCATCCTGGCGCTGATCATGCCGGTGCTGGTGTTGGGCGGCATCTATGGCGGTGTCTTCACCCCCACCGAGGCGGCGGTCGTGGCGGTCGCCTACTCGCTGGTCGTCGGTGTCGGTGCCTACCGGAAGATCCGGCTGCGCGACCTGCCCACGATCTTCACCAAGTCGGCGCTGACCACCGCGATCGTGATGATCGTCATCGGCACCGCGGGCCTGTTCGGATTCCTGCTCAACATCCTGGGCATTCCGGCCGACATCGCCTCGTTCTTCCTCGAGGCCAACTTCAACGTCGTCTTGTTCCTGCTCGTGGTCAACCTGCTGCTGCTGATCGCCGGCATGTTCATCGAGGCGGCGGCGGCCATCTTGATCCTGACACCGATCCTGCTCCCGGTGGCCACCGAGCTCGGTGTGGACCCGGTCCACTTCGGCATCATCATGGTCGTGAACCTGGCGATCGGCCTGATCACGCCGCCGGTCGGGATCAACCTGTTCGTGGCCGCGCAGATCGCGGAGCTGTCCATCGTCAAGATCAGCCGAGCGGTCGTTCCCTACGTCGCCATCCTTTTCGCCGACGTGCTCCTGATCACGTACCTACCGTTCTTGTCGACCTGGTTGCCGGGCATCCTGGCGGGAGAGTGA
- a CDS encoding TRAP transporter small permease: protein MNTFTVRLLGVIDGLNKIVGWLMALCLGAMTVLISWQVFARFAMGNSLTFSEEVSRFLMIWLTMLGSAYAVRRGSLLAVDLVPELLSGRARFIVNLVAHLVSLAFYVVLVVYGWNIAQAVAFQSAPATGVSMFWPMFALCAGGALCLINTIAVVIEDILQGGESPHQDHLILEAEG, encoded by the coding sequence GTGAACACGTTTACCGTGCGCCTGTTAGGCGTCATTGACGGCCTGAACAAGATCGTGGGCTGGCTGATGGCCCTGTGCCTCGGGGCCATGACGGTCCTGATCAGTTGGCAGGTCTTCGCCCGGTTCGCGATGGGCAACTCGCTGACCTTCTCCGAGGAGGTCTCCCGGTTCCTGATGATCTGGCTGACCATGCTGGGGTCGGCGTACGCCGTCCGTCGGGGGTCGCTGCTCGCCGTGGACCTGGTGCCCGAACTCCTCAGCGGGCGCGCCAGGTTCATCGTGAACCTGGTTGCCCACCTGGTGTCCCTGGCCTTCTACGTGGTCCTGGTGGTCTACGGCTGGAACATCGCCCAGGCCGTCGCCTTCCAGAGCGCTCCGGCGACCGGCGTGTCCATGTTCTGGCCGATGTTCGCACTCTGCGCCGGCGGCGCGCTCTGCTTGATCAACACGATCGCGGTCGTGATCGAAGACATCCTCCAGGGCGGGGAGTCCCCGCACCAGGACCACCTCATTCTGGAAGCTGAGGGCTGA
- the dctP gene encoding TRAP transporter substrate-binding protein DctP: protein MRTRSLALTVTAVAAALGLSACGDSVPIGDDGQFEGNITFSLALGDGSHHHVGAKAFGDKLTELSDGRITVSYYYDNALGGEREVVEGMLIDSIDMGITSTGPIGGFVDEFFVFDLPYLFENHEHAHAVLDSEIGDELTDLLKETANVQILAWMENGFRHQTNSVRPINTPEDLEGIDHRTQESQVQIDTWSALGANATPMAWPEVYTALQQGVMDSQENPLPTIVDVRFFEVQDYLALTQHVYSPAPMMMSGKLWDSLSEEDQAMFQEAADYALPIQREASYEQEQEAVATLESEGMEVTEPDLDLFREAVEPVYEKWAPQLGEDRIEAARNFDH from the coding sequence ATGCGGACCAGGTCCCTGGCCCTGACCGTCACGGCCGTCGCCGCTGCCCTCGGGCTGAGTGCCTGCGGCGACAGCGTCCCGATCGGTGACGACGGCCAGTTCGAGGGCAACATCACTTTCAGCCTCGCCCTCGGTGATGGTTCGCACCACCACGTGGGGGCCAAGGCCTTCGGCGACAAACTCACCGAGCTGTCCGACGGCCGGATCACCGTGTCCTACTACTACGACAACGCCCTGGGCGGCGAGCGCGAGGTGGTCGAGGGCATGCTCATCGACTCCATCGACATGGGGATCACCTCCACCGGGCCGATCGGTGGCTTCGTGGACGAGTTCTTCGTCTTCGACTTGCCCTACCTCTTCGAGAACCACGAGCACGCCCACGCCGTGCTGGACAGTGAGATCGGGGATGAGCTCACGGACCTGCTCAAGGAAACGGCCAACGTGCAGATCCTGGCGTGGATGGAGAACGGCTTCCGGCACCAGACCAACAGCGTCCGTCCGATCAACACGCCTGAGGACCTGGAGGGCATCGATCACCGCACCCAGGAGAGCCAGGTCCAGATCGACACCTGGTCCGCCCTCGGTGCCAACGCCACGCCGATGGCCTGGCCCGAGGTCTACACCGCCCTCCAGCAGGGCGTCATGGACAGCCAGGAGAACCCGCTGCCGACCATCGTCGACGTGCGCTTCTTCGAGGTGCAGGACTACCTGGCCCTGACCCAGCACGTGTACTCGCCCGCACCGATGATGATGAGCGGCAAGCTCTGGGACAGCCTCTCCGAGGAGGACCAGGCGATGTTCCAAGAGGCCGCCGACTACGCCCTGCCGATCCAGCGCGAGGCCAGCTACGAGCAGGAGCAGGAGGCCGTGGCGACGCTGGAGAGCGAGGGCATGGAGGTGACCGAACCCGACCTAGACCTGTTCCGCGAGGCGGTCGAGCCGGTCTACGAGAAATGGGCGCCCCAATTGGGCGAGGACCGGATCGAGGCCGCCCGCAACTTCGACCACTGA
- a CDS encoding SDR family NAD(P)-dependent oxidoreductase: protein MTGASRGIGQSISASMAAAGATVAVTARDATGLAETVTTIRDSRGRVQSHQADLADTAALPRLVGEATASLGGVPDVVVHAAGAQARGPALEIADEDWDRVLSINLTAPWRLSIEVARAQQAAGRHGSHIFIASMLALTSRPEVSPYIASKTGLLGVVRALSTEWAPSGIRVNGIAPGYIETALTRPLFERPGWREATLARVPMGRFGEVDDIVGPALFLASSASAYMTGQLLTVDGGWTSS, encoded by the coding sequence GTGACCGGGGCGAGCCGGGGCATCGGGCAGTCCATCTCCGCGAGCATGGCCGCTGCCGGGGCGACGGTCGCCGTCACGGCGCGCGACGCGACCGGCCTCGCCGAAACCGTCACCACCATCCGTGATTCAAGAGGACGCGTGCAGAGCCACCAGGCCGACCTGGCCGACACCGCTGCCCTGCCACGTCTCGTCGGTGAGGCCACTGCCTCGCTCGGCGGTGTGCCCGATGTCGTCGTCCACGCGGCAGGCGCACAGGCCCGCGGTCCCGCGCTGGAGATCGCGGACGAGGACTGGGACAGGGTGCTCTCGATCAACCTGACCGCACCGTGGCGGCTCAGCATCGAGGTGGCCCGTGCTCAACAGGCGGCCGGCCGGCACGGCAGCCACATCTTCATCGCCTCGATGCTGGCGCTCACCTCCCGGCCTGAGGTCTCCCCCTACATCGCGAGCAAGACCGGCCTGCTCGGGGTGGTCCGCGCGCTGAGTACCGAATGGGCACCGTCCGGCATCCGAGTCAACGGCATCGCACCCGGCTACATCGAGACCGCGCTGACCAGGCCCCTGTTCGAACGGCCCGGGTGGCGGGAGGCAACCTTGGCGCGGGTGCCGATGGGCCGGTTCGGCGAGGTGGACGACATCGTCGGCCCCGCACTCTTCCTCGCGTCGTCGGCCAGCGCCTACATGACCGGCCAGCTGTTGACGGTCGACGGCGGGTGGACCAGCAGCTGA
- a CDS encoding 3-keto-5-aminohexanoate cleavage protein, which translates to MATIRKVIITAAVTGAIHTPSMSPYLPSDPDEIAEAALGAAEAGAAILHLHTRDPEDGRPSQDPEHFAPVLEKVKNNSDAVVNITTGGSPAMTVQERMRPVMAFKPELASLNMGSMNFGLYPMLDRFTEFKHDWERQSLENSRDLVFKNTFQDIETILDIGRTNGTKFEFECYDISHLYNLQHMHARGLTDGPLFVQSVFGILGGIGGHPEDLMHMRRTADRLLGEEYLWSILGAGKNQMPLATMGVQMGSHVRVGLEDSLWLEPKELAKSNAEQVAKIRRSLEDLSYEIATPDEARQMLGLKGQDSVGF; encoded by the coding sequence ATGGCAACCATCCGCAAGGTCATCATCACCGCAGCCGTCACCGGCGCGATCCACACCCCGTCCATGTCGCCCTATCTGCCGTCCGACCCGGACGAGATCGCCGAGGCAGCGCTGGGTGCCGCGGAGGCGGGTGCGGCGATTCTGCACCTGCACACCCGCGACCCCGAGGATGGTCGGCCCTCTCAAGACCCGGAGCACTTCGCCCCGGTGCTGGAGAAGGTCAAGAACAACTCCGACGCGGTCGTCAACATCACCACCGGCGGTAGCCCGGCGATGACGGTGCAGGAGCGGATGCGCCCGGTGATGGCCTTCAAGCCCGAGCTGGCCTCGCTGAACATGGGCTCGATGAACTTCGGGCTCTACCCGATGCTGGACCGGTTCACCGAGTTCAAGCACGACTGGGAGCGCCAGTCGCTGGAGAACTCCCGCGACCTCGTCTTCAAGAACACCTTCCAGGACATCGAGACGATCCTGGACATCGGCCGCACCAACGGGACGAAATTCGAGTTCGAGTGCTACGACATCTCCCACCTGTACAACCTGCAGCACATGCACGCCCGGGGCCTGACCGACGGTCCGTTGTTCGTCCAATCCGTCTTCGGCATCCTCGGCGGGATCGGTGGGCACCCGGAGGACCTGATGCACATGCGCCGCACGGCGGACCGGCTGCTCGGGGAGGAGTACCTGTGGTCGATCCTGGGCGCGGGCAAGAACCAGATGCCGCTCGCGACCATGGGTGTCCAGATGGGCTCGCACGTGCGGGTGGGTCTGGAGGACTCCCTCTGGCTGGAGCCGAAGGAGCTGGCCAAGTCCAACGCCGAGCAGGTCGCCAAGATCCGCCGGTCGCTGGAGGACCTCAGCTATGAGATCGCCACCCCGGATGAGGCCCGGCAGATGCTCGGGCTGAAGGGCCAGGACTCGGTCGGCTTCTGA
- a CDS encoding SDR family oxidoreductase, whose protein sequence is MNQIQHSRTVVTGGGSGLGLRIAQVFRDAGADVLVSDISDGALATARDEGFEVTVCDVSEEAQVEAMVQVAVERLGGLDVLVNNAGMAGPTGPVEGLDSEAWRRTFDVNIHGQFYCVKHALPHLRRSADARIINLSSAAGRLGMAGRSPYSASKWAVVGFTKTLAIELGPDGIAVNAICPGAVDGPRIQAVIEAKAQMLDRPVEEVTALYHGQSSLGRLVTADDIAAAALYLAGPAGRMVSGQALAIDGNTEKLY, encoded by the coding sequence GTGAACCAGATCCAGCATTCCCGAACAGTCGTCACCGGAGGAGGGTCCGGCCTGGGCCTTCGCATCGCGCAAGTGTTCCGGGACGCCGGGGCCGACGTCCTGGTCAGCGACATCAGCGACGGCGCGCTCGCCACCGCACGCGACGAGGGGTTCGAGGTGACCGTCTGCGACGTGAGCGAGGAGGCGCAGGTCGAGGCGATGGTGCAGGTCGCCGTGGAGCGCCTGGGCGGGCTGGACGTCTTGGTCAACAACGCCGGCATGGCCGGGCCGACCGGCCCGGTGGAGGGGCTGGATTCCGAGGCCTGGCGACGCACCTTCGACGTCAACATCCACGGCCAGTTCTACTGCGTCAAGCACGCGCTGCCGCACCTGCGACGGTCGGCCGACGCCCGCATCATCAACTTGTCCTCGGCTGCCGGGCGTCTCGGGATGGCGGGGCGCAGTCCCTACTCGGCGTCCAAGTGGGCCGTCGTCGGGTTCACCAAGACCCTGGCTATCGAGCTCGGGCCGGACGGCATCGCGGTCAACGCGATCTGCCCCGGCGCCGTCGACGGGCCACGGATCCAGGCGGTCATCGAGGCCAAGGCACAGATGCTCGACCGGCCGGTCGAGGAGGTCACCGCGCTCTATCACGGGCAGTCCAGCCTCGGGCGACTGGTGACCGCCGACGACATCGCCGCGGCCGCCCTTTACCTCGCCGGCCCGGCCGGCCGGATGGTCAGCGGCCAAGCGCTGGCCATCGACGGAAACACCGAAAAGCTCTACTGA
- a CDS encoding LacI family DNA-binding transcriptional regulator, translating to MTGRVPEGDRSSKASAVSARTVSAAAVAREAGVSTATVSYVMNGQGGVSEHTRRRVLTLAREMGYRPRSGPRIPDARRNNVVGLVVPNMTNPMFPRWAQGVVDRAAEIGHEVFLASTSDDADVMTSTVQAMIARKVDGLILASIPREEVAALQLLRAARVPYVQLSRRSDFVAADFVGIEDAAAAEAMMHHVIGHGRHRVATVIGPRFSSASAARERGYLATAEALGIRVPPEWRLSTRLNNAGGRLAAQELLAGGSPPDAILCGSDEVAIGVIEYLLKQGLKVPEDVVVTGFDGLPHSRSALVSLTTVVQPQIGMAKAAFDVLQARIDDPAAPYQSLVMPHELWIGRTCGCPPESQSHPDTPTPDLVRQNETTPNHTTQQEPE from the coding sequence GTGACCGGCAGGGTGCCCGAGGGCGATCGCTCCTCGAAGGCGTCCGCTGTTTCCGCGCGGACCGTCTCCGCCGCCGCGGTGGCCCGGGAGGCGGGAGTCTCCACGGCGACCGTCAGCTACGTCATGAACGGCCAGGGCGGAGTCTCCGAGCACACCCGCCGGCGGGTGTTGACACTCGCCCGGGAGATGGGCTACCGCCCCCGGAGCGGTCCCCGGATCCCCGACGCCCGGCGCAACAACGTCGTGGGCTTGGTCGTCCCCAACATGACCAACCCGATGTTCCCGCGGTGGGCACAGGGCGTGGTCGACCGTGCGGCAGAGATCGGTCACGAGGTGTTCCTGGCCTCCACCAGCGACGACGCCGACGTCATGACGAGCACGGTCCAGGCCATGATCGCCCGCAAGGTGGACGGGCTGATCCTGGCCTCCATCCCGCGGGAGGAAGTGGCGGCCCTGCAGCTCCTGCGCGCTGCGCGGGTGCCCTACGTCCAGCTCTCCCGGCGTTCCGACTTCGTGGCCGCAGACTTCGTGGGCATCGAGGACGCCGCCGCTGCCGAGGCCATGATGCACCACGTCATCGGGCACGGGCGACATCGCGTGGCCACGGTGATCGGCCCCCGCTTCTCCTCCGCCTCGGCGGCGCGGGAACGGGGCTACCTGGCCACGGCCGAGGCGCTGGGCATCCGGGTACCGCCCGAGTGGCGGCTGAGCACCCGGCTGAACAACGCCGGCGGGAGGCTGGCCGCCCAGGAGTTGCTGGCCGGCGGAAGCCCGCCCGACGCGATCCTGTGCGGCAGTGACGAGGTGGCTATCGGCGTGATCGAGTATCTGCTCAAGCAGGGACTGAAGGTCCCTGAGGACGTTGTCGTCACCGGGTTCGACGGCCTGCCGCACAGCCGATCTGCGCTGGTCTCGCTGACCACCGTGGTCCAGCCCCAGATCGGCATGGCCAAGGCTGCCTTCGACGTGCTGCAGGCCAGGATCGACGACCCGGCGGCGCCCTACCAGAGCCTGGTCATGCCGCACGAGTTGTGGATCGGCCGCACCTGCGGCTGCCCCCCTGAGAGTCAGTCACATCCCGACACCCCCACGCCGGACCTTGTCCGCCAGAACGAGACCACCCCGAACCACACCACCCAGCAGGAGCCGGAGTGA